The Numida meleagris isolate 19003 breed g44 Domestic line chromosome 27, NumMel1.0, whole genome shotgun sequence sequence NNNNNNNNNNNNNNNNNNNNNNNNNNNNNNNNNNNNNNNNNNNNNNNNNNNNNNNNNNNNNNNNNNNNNNNNNNNNNNNNNNNNNNNNNNNNNNNNNNNNNNNNNNNNNNNNNNNNNNNNNNNNNNNNNNNNNNNNNNNNNNNNNNNNNNNNNNNNNNNNNNNNNNNNNNNNNNNNNNNNNNNNNNNNNNNNNNNNNNNNNNNNNNNNNNNNNNNNNNNNNNNNNNNNNNNNNNNNNNNNNNNNNNNNNNNNNNNNNNNNNNNNNNNNNNNNNNNNNNNNNNNNNNNNNNNNNNNNNNNNNNNNNNNNNNNNNNNNNNNNNNNNNNNNNNNNNNNNNNNNNNNNNNNNNNNNNNNNNNNNNNNNNNNNNNNNNNNNNNNNNNNNNNNNNNNNNNNNNNNNNNNNNNNNNNNNNNNNNNNNNNNNNNNNNNNNNGGCGCTGCCGTACAACCGCAGCCTGGAGGTGGTGgcgggcggtccggcggctcGGGACCCGGCCTCGCTGTTGCGGTGGCTGTGCGGGGCGCTGCTGGGGCGCGGCGTGGCGGCCGTGCTGGCCGTGCCCCGCTCCCGCCGCGAGCTGCTCCAGATCGACTTCTTCGCCGCCGCGCTGCGCGTCCCCTTCGTCAGCGTCCTCGGCAGCGGCCGCGCTCCGCCGTTCCGCGCGCAGGTAAATGCCCGTCGCGGCGGGACCCGAAGGGGGGAGAGCTCCgtcccggccccgcgcccctTCTCCGCCCTCATCCCGTCCCGGTTCTCTGCCGGCTCCCGTCCGCCCTCATCCCGGCTCCGTCCCTCCCCGATCCCGAGCTATCTCCCTCCCCATCCCGGCTCCGTCCCGCACCTCATCCCAGCCCCAATCTCCGCCCCTGCCCCGGTTCCCATCTCGTCCCCGTCCCAGTTCCATCGTGGCCCCCATCCCGGAGGAGTCAGTCACGGCTTCCCGGCTTCATCGTGGGCCCCATCCCGCCCTTATCCTGGCTCTGTCCCAGTCCCCATCCCAGCTCTGTCCCAACCCAATCCCATTTCCCAGTCCAAGGCAGCCCAGGACGTGTGATGTCCGTGCTCTCCCGTGCCGCAGTTCACAGCCAAGCAGagccccagccccgtgcccctGGGGGTGGATTTATTCCCCTCCCTTCCGTCAGCCGCTCCCCATCTGGAGTCAAACCCCCTCCACTTGGGGCTGTTACCCCCTTCGTACTCTCAGGAGCACTTGGGCTCCTTCACCTGTTGTAGTTGCTGCATTGCCGGGAATGTGACTCCGTGTCCCAGCACACGGTGTCCTCGGTGCTGGCTGTGTCCTCGCAGCgcctgctcagggctggggcCACGCACAGCCCATGGCGCTGGCAGCCCCCACCCTCACCACTTCCAGCATGGGCACAGGGGGCTGCTCCTCGGCATTGCGCTGCATTTATGGGCTCTGCACGCCTGCAGTGCTGCGTGGGCAGCGAGGAGGTGGGGGGGAACCATGGCCCCAGTCCACGTTGGTGCTGGGGAGCGGAGCCGGGAGTGGGGTGGGTCAGACAGCACCGAGCACGGGGTCACCCACCGCCCTGTGTGCCCGCAGAGCCCCTTCCACTTCCACATGGACCGGCAGAGCTCACTGGAGACGCTGGCAGAGGTGCTGGCGAGCATCCTGCAGGCCCACGAGTGGCGCGAGGCCACGCTGGTGCTGTGCCGCCCCTGGGACGTCGCCGCCTTCCTCGACCGCGCGCAGCTCTCCCTGCACACTGTGCTGGATCTCCGCTGCCTGCACGAGCCCAGGGCCGCGCGGTGCCTCCGGCAGCACCGGGAGCGCCTGGGAGCCCTCACCGGCCCCGCTCTGGTGCTGGGCTGCGACCTGCGGCGCGCACGGCGGCTCTTCAGGGCGGCGGAGcgtgcggggctgcgggcgcaGGAGGTGCGCTGGGTGCTGGGCTCCCCGCTGCACGCCGCCGAGCTGCAGGGCGAGGGGCTGCCCGCGGGGCTGCTGGCCTTCGGGGAGGTGGGTGCTGCGCCGCTGGAGCCCTTCGTGCGCGACGCGCTGGAGCTGGTGACCCGCGCCATCGGCAGCGCCGCCGCTGTGCGCCCCGACCTCGCGCTCAACCCCCCCATGCTGAACTGCAACGACCGCCGCGGGGACAGCGCTGAGTCCTCGGGGCGCTTCCTGTCCCGGTGAGCACCGCGCCGTTGTCACCCGTCCCCCTGCCCACCCTTCCCCCAGCAAAGACCCCTCCGCGACCCCTTGGTCCCCGCAGGTTCCTGTCCAACACTTCCTTCCACGGGCAGACGGGGCTGGTGCGGGTGCAGGACGGGACGCGGGTGCAGACGGAGCAGCAGTACCGCGTGTGGAGCTTGCAGCGCGACCCGCGGGGATGGCCCGCCTGGGTGACGGTGGGCACGTGGCAGCACGGCAAGCTGCGGCTGGAGGAGGGAGCGTGGCACAGCCACCTCCAGCGCAAAGCCCACTCCGAGGGGAACGGCGACGCGCGCGCCCGGCTGCGGGTGGTGACGCTGGTGGAGCACCCCTTCGTCTTCACGCGGGAGGTGGACGAGGACGGGAGCTGCCCCgctgggcagctctgcctggacCCCGGCACCAACGACTCGGCCGTGCTGGATGCGCTCTTTGAGGAGCTGAGCGCTGAGAACGGCTCCGTGCCGCGGGAGTACAAGAAGTGCTGCTACGGGTACTGCATCGACCTGCTGGAGCGGCTGGCCGAGGACGTGCCCTTCGACTTCGAGCTCTACATCGTGGGCGATGGGAAATACGGCGCGTGGAAGAACGGGCGCTGGACGGGGCTGGTGGGGGACCTGCTCAGCGGCACGGCCCACATGGCCGTCACCTCCTTCAGCATCAACTCGGCACGCAGCAAAGTCATCGATTTCACCAGCCCCTTCTTTTCCACCAGCCTGGGCATCCTGGTGAGGACCAAGGACACGGCGTCGCCCATCGGGGCCTTCATGTGGCCCCTGCACTGGACCACGTGGGTGGGCATCTTCGTGGCCCTGCACATGACCGCACTCTTCCTCACCCTTTACGAGTGGAAGAGCCCCTACGGAATGACCCCCCACGGCCGCAACCGCATGAAGATCTTCTCCTACTCCTCAGCCCTCAACCTCTGCTACGCCATCCTCTTTGGGCGCACTGTCTCCAGCAAGACGCCCAAGTGCTGCACCGGCCGCTTCCTCATGAACCTCTGGGCCATCTTCTGCCTCCTGGTGCTCTCCAGCTACACGGCCAACCTGGCGGCCGTCATGGTGGGCGAGAAGACCTTCGAGGAGCTCTCGGGCATCCACGACCCCAAGGTGGGAGCGCTGCCGTGCTGCCTcgtgggggtggggaggggcaggagggggctggGTTTGCCCTGTGGTTGCCCATGGGGGTGGCCTTGCCGGGCCCCTTgcgggagctgctgcttcaccGGGGGGTCCCGGCCCCTCTTGCCCGGTGCCCTTGCCCTGTGGGGGGGTTCTGACACCGTGGTGCCCCTTCCAGCTGCACCACCCCTCGCAGGGTTTCCGCTTCGGCACCGTGTGGGAGAGCAGCGCCGAGGAGTACATCAAGAAGAGCTTCCCCGAAATGCACGGGCACATGTGGCGGTACAATGTCCCCACCACCCCCGCCGGCGTCACCATGCTCAAGTGAGGCTCAGGGGTACGGGGGGACCCCTCCTGTTCCCCCCCCATCTCTGCACACCCCGAGCCCGGGGGAGCGGCCCCCCCCCTGAGCCCCCCGCATTGGCGCAGGACGGAGCCCCCCAAGCTCAACGCCTTCATCATGGACAAGTCCCTGCTGGACTACGAAGTGTCCATCGACTCCGACTGCAAGCTGCTCACCGTGGGGAAGCCCTTTGCCATTGAAGGTGGGCAGGTGCAcagcgctggggctgcagggggtggggggggtccCAATGGACGTGCCCCGGTCCCAGCGCTGCctcttttcccccccccccgctgcgGGGGCCAGGCTACGGCATCGGGCTCCCCCAGCACTCGCCGCTGACCTCCAAGCTGTCGGAGTTCATCAGCCGCTACAAGTCGGCCGGCTTCATGGACCTGCTGCACGACAAGTGGTACCGCATGGTGCCCTGCGGCAAGCGCGTCTTCGCTGTCACGGAGGTGGGGGGGCCGGGCCCCGGGGGGGCGGATGGGAGGGGGACTCTGCAGGCGcgtccctccccccccccctgctgacccccccccccccaatcccACAGACCCTGCAGATGGGGATCTACCACTTCTCGGGGCTGTTCGTGCTGCTGTGCATCGGGCTGGGCGGAGCTCTGCTCACCTCGCTGGGCGAGCACGCCTTCTACCGCCTCATCCTGCCCCGCATCCGCCGCAAGAAGCGCTTCAGCTACTGGCTGCATACCAGCCAGGTGAGGAAGAGCAGGGCgctgccttcctccctcccacagccccccccccctcatCGCCCCTTCCCTGTGCCCCGCAGAAAATCCACCGCGCGCTCAACATGGGCAcggagcagcagaggagccaGAAGCTGAGCCTGGAGCAGAGGTAAAGCGCAGCGCAGGCAGCGGCCccgctctcctcctcctcctcccccccagccccggggcTGCGGAGGAGCCCCCCGGCCCCaacccctctcctcccccaggCAGAGCCCCCAGCGGAGCCCAGCACCCGGCCCGAAGGAGTTGCGCCGGGTGCGCTTCCAGCTGGACAGCTCCGAGGGCCCCCCAGGGCCCCCCAGCAACGGGCTGGTGCAGGGGGAACGGGCGGGGGGAGAGAACGAGCTgcgggagctggaggagaagatCGAGGCGATGCGGGAGGAGCTGCGTGCGGCGCTGCTGAGGAGGAGCGAGCTGGTGGCAGCGCTGGGCACAGCGAGGGGCAGCCGGGCTGCGGCCTCAGCGCCAGCCCCAGAGCGAAGCCAGGAGGACAGGTGAGCACGGGGGGGGATTCGAGTGTGGAACAGGAGGAAAACCAAGCCTGCATTTTGTCTTGCAGCTGCACGGTGAGAGCCGCAGGGCTCAGAGTACAGCTGACAGCTCTGCCCCGCGGCCAggtcccagccctgccccaacACAGCGGCCCACAGGGCTCAGCAGCCACAGGAGACCCCCACGCTCTGAGCccaggaggaaggagcagccccagggcagccGAGAGCCCAAGCCCAGGAgagccagctgcagggagctgacaGCGGGCTGAGCTCCAGAGCTGCATCCCTagggcagagggatggaggTCACCAGTGCTGGCCCTGTGCAGGCTCAGAGCACTCACCTCCATCCGaggcagcagaggaaagaaCTGAGGCCAAATGCAAGAGACTAGGGGCAGCTGACAAGAGCCAGGGCTACCCCAGGCCATgtcctccttccctgcagccttctcacttctgcagaggctgcattggtgagcacagcagcacgggCCTGGGCTCTGCCCTCCTCCAGGATCCTCACGTCACCTTCCAGCGGGACCCCATCCCAGTGCTAgcaggacagcagagcagcaccaagCAGCTGTTAgatataatatttattattatatacaaacacattttgtaCATTAAATAGAATGAACTCTACTCCTCATTCATCAAATGATTTGGTTTGTttccctgccttcccctcccacCCACCAGCTCCTCTTAAAAGCCTGCGGTCACTCCTTGCTCTCGCACCGTGGCACATCCGTGCCCAGGAGCCTTGTCACACTGCCTGGCCCTCCCAGGTACGTGGCTGCTGAAGGGTCTGCCCCGTGCCCTAGAGCAGCACCCGGGGCTCATCGagacaaaaaagacaaaaaacaacaggGCACCCGGGtgggaaatgcagagaaaatgaagccagGGGGCTGCGAGTCCCCCCAGTGCCAACATGGAAACCCACGCCCGGTGGAAGCCATGGCAGTGCCCACGAGGCCTcgaagggggggggggggggggcaccaCTGATGCTGCTGGGGAGGCTGGAGTCCCCCACACAGCCCAAGCACcatcccctcccccccctcctcccagcGTTGCCCCTTCCCAGCACGTTTCTCCCTGAGCTtctctcctcccagccctgcagacacGGCGCTCTCCTGCCTCACTGCTGTTGCAGGAGTCCTGCTCTACCTGCAAGCATCAATCTCTACCCCCACCTGGGCCCAACCAAGCCCTGGGGCGCCAGGTGTAGCACACAGGGCTGAGGCACAAATCCAAGCTTCACCTCTGCTGccagggaagggagggaaagcGAGCTGAAATTCGTCTTTAGTGTTTTGGTTCTTTGCTAAACCAACTCACGCAACGACTGAGCCAGCACAATGCCAATCTCTCCTCAGGGACGGGGCTGATCTTGAACACAAACGTGTCCTGGTTAAAGGACAAggcactgaaaaacaaactacctcacctgcagctgcaggtgccGAAAGCAGAGCTGTacagggacagagctgctgtCCTCCTCCCCTACAACAGACACTGAGGCCACAGGTCAGCTCCCAGAGGATATTAATTGATACCATTTGCCCGTGGCAGGAGCTCCCACTTCATGCTGGCCACACGCACTTGAAGAGGGGCCAAACTCACCAGGGTCTTGCAGAGtcaccagcagcagaaggggaCAGCATTGCTCCAGGGCTGAACATCTCCTCTCCTGCTTCCAAGCGCAGTCAGATGCGTCCTTCCTTGGGTGGATGCTCTAACCTGGACCTGGTCACTTCTACTCCCAAACCCACTGACTAAAGGAAGTTTaatgtcaggggaaaaaaaaaatggggctaaaatgcagtttctgcttTGGTTATTACCCAGCTCCAGTGTTGGGAGGAGGTACTGAGCTTCTTTTCCCCTAGAAAAGGGACGGTGACTTGTTTTCTCCTCGGCTGTGGGTTGCTCTCCCAAGGGTGTCTCAAGATGCTCACCCTGCTCACATGCAGTTGCTATTCTAACCAGAGAGTCACCGTGCACACACGTGGTTTGTCACAAATCAGCTCATACTTGCAAGCAACACCCAGACTGCCAACACAACCTCAGGGGGCACAGGAGAGATGTGACAGCGCACTGACAGCACAGAGAACATGGCCAGCCTGCTCACCCACAGCCTCAGCAGTGGCACAAGGCTCCCCCGGTGCCTTGCAGGCAGAGGGAGCCAACGTGCCTTAGttctctcctccctgcagggagAATCTGGCACTGAGCAGTCCCACGTGTGCCAGCCTCATACGTGCACACACGTGTGCATTTCTCCGGGGAGTTCACTGCAGCATCTTGTCTctgtcccagctgctctgcctccaTGAAGAGGAATTCACGGGTTAAGGATGATGGTGAAGTGAGAAAGAGTAACAAACGAAATCCAGATGCCTTCCTGGCAGTCCAGAGTGACAGCAACAAGGACTCAAGACAGGCTCCTCGAGTCTGGTTCCGAGCAAGGCGTGGAGCTAGCTGTACTATCCGCTGGTGCTGGGCAAGGGCCGCTCTCCCCCCGGTCCCCAAGGGCGCAGCCCAAGAGTTTGTCCTGCTCAGTGTTCTCCACGAAGGCCGGAGGGGACTCTGCCACGCTGCCGTTCCCGGTGCAGTTCTTGCCACCGGGTTTTGCTCGGCTGTCCGAGCTCTCCGCAGCCTCAGTCTGCTCAgcaggggaagggctggggaCGGAGGCCCCATCCTCCTGCACCGGGATGGGGGACGGTGCTGGTGCCGCCTCCGTGGCAGGGGAACCATCTGCGGCAGCGACCGCAGGTGCTGAAGTGACTTCAATGGTGATGGAGCCCACAGCAGTGTCCGGGTGCTCGCTGCTCACCCTGATGCGTGCGACCAAAccggaggcggcggcggcggcagcgtCCTGAGGGCTCCCAGCGGCCACGGCTTCGTGCACCGCGTTCGGCTCCAGGAGGGTGGAGCTCAGGTCGGAAAGAAACGAGGCCTCCGTCACGATGGCGGCCGTCTCAGCGACCCAGTTCAGGTCACTCCCAACAGAGGCGGCTGCGGCGGTGGCGATGACGCTGGAGGCCTCGCTGGGGGCCAGCGCCGCCGGGCTGCTGCCCTCCCCCGAGGGGTCTGCAGCCAAGTGGGGCCGGTGACCCCCCACTTCCCCCCCGGCTGGGGTAGTGTTGTTGTTGAGGTTGTCCTGGAGCGTCGTCTGAGTGCCCTGGCCCACCTGCTggttctgcagcagcatctcctggaTCCTGATCTGCCGGAGAATAGCCGGCAGCTCGTAGTGGTGGAAGAAGTAAATCATCGAATGCTGGAGATGGGAAAGGAATCACTCGTCAGGGCTGGGCTGCAAGCCTAGACATAGCTAGCAAAACCGTTCTTTCATCTCTATGTAAAGACAGCAAGCAGAGAATTTGGATGCTCTAAGACTCTATCTGAAATTCTTGCAAAGATTTATCCCTTCTACTAGAGCTCCTGCAAACTGCTGTCAGAGAGCAGCCCCAAGAGCTCTGAAGACAGGTGATGGAGTACAGCTCCCCTTCCTTTGTAGGGGTGAGAGCAAGGCTAAAGCTGTTCATCTGGGGCCCATCTTCAGCTCCCTGTCTGcatctcacagcacagagaggcagcAGGTCAGCACAGATCTGATCCGCTCCTTGGGCTCTGCATGGGAGGTTCTCAGTGGGATTTACTGCAGGGATGAGATGGGAATCCTTCCCTAACACTTCCCAAAGCTCACTTGACATCAGCCTATTGTCAGCCACGCAGCCAGATTTGAGCCAGTGACCAAGTCCTGCAGTGTGACAGCCTCCATTTCCAAACCTGAGATGCAGTTTGACACAGAATTTGATCAAGCCCAAACCCCAGCTCATTTACATCGCTTTTTGACATCCCTGATTACTCACACTGGCCGCGTTGCAGCCGTTTCAATTGCAGGCACCAGGCCCCTCCAAGGGGTGCAGAGTGACCAGGACTGAACTCACAGGATGGCACCTGCCCCCATATGTGGGTGCACCGATATGAGCAGGAACAGCAGCTACTCACCTGGATGA is a genomic window containing:
- the GRIN3B gene encoding glutamate receptor ionotropic, NMDA 3B, with amino-acid sequence ALPYNRSLEVVAGGPAARDPASLLRWLCGALLGRGVAAVLAVPRSRRELLQIDFFAAALRVPFVSVLGSGRAPPFRAQSPFHFHMDRQSSLETLAEVLASILQAHEWREATLVLCRPWDVAAFLDRAQLSLHTVLDLRCLHEPRAARCLRQHRERLGALTGPALVLGCDLRRARRLFRAAERAGLRAQEVRWVLGSPLHAAELQGEGLPAGLLAFGEVGAAPLEPFVRDALELVTRAIGSAAAVRPDLALNPPMLNCNDRRGDSAESSGRFLSRFLSNTSFHGQTGLVRVQDGTRVQTEQQYRVWSLQRDPRGWPAWVTVGTWQHGKLRLEEGAWHSHLQRKAHSEGNGDARARLRVVTLVEHPFVFTREVDEDGSCPAGQLCLDPGTNDSAVLDALFEELSAENGSVPREYKKCCYGYCIDLLERLAEDVPFDFELYIVGDGKYGAWKNGRWTGLVGDLLSGTAHMAVTSFSINSARSKVIDFTSPFFSTSLGILVRTKDTASPIGAFMWPLHWTTWVGIFVALHMTALFLTLYEWKSPYGMTPHGRNRMKIFSYSSALNLCYAILFGRTVSSKTPKCCTGRFLMNLWAIFCLLVLSSYTANLAAVMVGEKTFEELSGIHDPKLHHPSQGFRFGTVWESSAEEYIKKSFPEMHGHMWRYNVPTTPAGVTMLKTEPPKLNAFIMDKSLLDYEVSIDSDCKLLTVGKPFAIEGYGIGLPQHSPLTSKLSEFISRYKSAGFMDLLHDKWYRMVPCGKRVFAVTETLQMGIYHFSGLFVLLCIGLGGALLTSLGEHAFYRLILPRIRRKKRFSYWLHTSQKIHRALNMGTEQQRSQKLSLEQRQSPQRSPAPGPKELRRVRFQLDSSEGPPGPPSNGLVQGERAGGENELRELEEKIEAMREELRAALLRRSELVAALGTARGSRAAASAPAPERSQEDSCTVRAAGLRVQLTALPRGQVPALPQHSGPQGSAATGDPHALSPGGRSSPRAAESPSPGEPAAGS